In the genome of Hyphobacterium sp. CCMP332, one region contains:
- a CDS encoding adenosylhomocysteinase: MIETKENYKVKDINLADWGRKEIKLAEAEMPGLMSLREEFGGSKPLKGARIAGCLHMTIQTAVLIETLIELGAEVSWSSCNIFSTQDQAAAAIAEAGIPVYAWKGMTEEEYEWCIEQTLHAFEGGQPLNMILDDGGDLTNVVLDKYPELAQNIKGISEETTTGVYRLYERVKNGTLPMPAINVNDSVTKSKFDNKYGCKESAVDAIRRATDIMMAGKVAIVAGYGDVGKGTAQSLRGAGARVIVTEIDPICALQAAMDGFEVKRMETAIPRANIIVTATGNKDILTGEHFQMMNDKTIVCNIGHFDNEIDVAWLNKNHGNSKYTVKPQVDVYNVNGNEIILLAEGRLVNLGCATGHPSFVMSNSFTNQTLAQMELWNNNDKYENKVYILPKHLDEKVAMLHLDKIGVELTTLSKEQAEYIGVDTKGPFKSEQYRY; encoded by the coding sequence ATGATCGAAACAAAAGAAAATTATAAAGTAAAAGATATCAATCTGGCAGATTGGGGAAGAAAAGAAATTAAATTAGCTGAAGCCGAAATGCCCGGTTTGATGTCGCTAAGAGAAGAGTTTGGAGGTTCAAAACCTTTAAAAGGAGCCAGAATAGCCGGATGTCTTCACATGACCATTCAAACTGCGGTACTAATTGAAACACTTATCGAATTAGGAGCCGAAGTATCGTGGTCTTCCTGTAATATATTTTCTACTCAGGATCAGGCAGCTGCAGCAATTGCCGAAGCCGGTATTCCTGTCTATGCCTGGAAAGGTATGACTGAAGAAGAATACGAATGGTGCATCGAGCAAACACTTCATGCTTTTGAAGGTGGACAACCTTTAAATATGATATTGGATGATGGTGGAGATTTGACCAATGTTGTTTTGGACAAATATCCAGAATTAGCTCAGAACATTAAAGGTATTTCTGAAGAAACAACGACTGGAGTCTACAGATTGTATGAAAGGGTAAAAAATGGTACTTTACCGATGCCTGCTATTAATGTAAATGATTCAGTAACTAAATCTAAATTTGACAACAAATACGGTTGCAAAGAATCTGCAGTAGATGCTATCAGAAGAGCAACTGATATTATGATGGCCGGGAAAGTTGCAATAGTTGCCGGTTATGGTGACGTAGGAAAAGGAACCGCTCAATCATTAAGAGGAGCCGGTGCTCGTGTAATTGTAACTGAAATTGATCCAATTTGTGCATTACAGGCAGCAATGGATGGGTTCGAAGTAAAACGAATGGAAACTGCTATTCCAAGAGCCAATATTATTGTTACTGCTACCGGAAATAAGGATATTTTGACAGGAGAGCATTTCCAAATGATGAACGATAAAACAATTGTTTGCAATATCGGTCACTTCGATAATGAAATCGATGTAGCCTGGTTAAATAAGAATCATGGTAATTCTAAATACACCGTAAAGCCACAGGTTGATGTGTACAATGTCAATGGCAATGAAATTATTCTTCTTGCCGAAGGACGTTTGGTAAACCTTGGATGTGCTACGGGTCATCCGTCTTTTGTGATGTCAAATTCATTTACAAATCAGACATTAGCACAAATGGAACTTTGGAATAACAATGATAAATACGAAAACAAAGTATACATTTTGCCAAAGCATTTGGATGAAAAAGTAGCAATGCTTCATCTTGATAAAATAGGAGTGGAGCTAACTACACTCAGTAAAGAACAGGCTGAATATATCGGAGTGGACACTAAAGGGCCATTCAAGTCTGAACAATACAGATACTAA
- a CDS encoding AarF/ABC1/UbiB kinase family protein, with amino-acid sequence MKSQESIPASKVQRATAFVKTGVKVGGNYVKHYAKKAVNPEKSKDDLHNDNAEEIYGMLSNLKGSALKVAQMMSMDQNILPTAYQERFAMSQYSAPPLSGPLIVKTFKSYFGKSPSDIFDTFTKEAVNAASIGQVHKASKDGKEFAVKVQYPGVAESVQSDLKMAKPFAKRLMNVKGKDLDKYMNEVEERLTEETDYELELKRSVEISEACKDIGDVVFPKYYPEFSARKILTMDWIDGAHIKEWLLTNPDQIMRNKVGQIMWDFYDYQVHKLKMVHADPHPGNFMITKEGKLAILDFGCVKVIPEEFYINYFKLLRADRLTGNEEFEKILEDIELITSKDSQKIRNLFVEIYAELGDLLSKPYRSEKFDFGDNSYFKDIYDLGEKTATMKELREAGTARGSQHALYVNRTYFGLYNLLNQIKAEIEPRTHWEF; translated from the coding sequence TTGAAATCACAAGAAAGTATACCTGCAAGTAAGGTTCAGAGAGCCACTGCATTCGTCAAGACGGGAGTAAAAGTTGGTGGTAACTACGTAAAGCATTACGCTAAGAAAGCGGTCAATCCGGAAAAATCTAAAGATGACTTGCATAATGATAATGCCGAAGAGATTTACGGCATGCTCAGCAATCTTAAAGGCAGTGCTCTAAAAGTAGCACAAATGATGAGTATGGATCAAAATATTCTTCCTACAGCTTATCAGGAGCGATTTGCAATGTCTCAATACAGTGCTCCGCCGTTATCAGGCCCGCTAATTGTGAAGACTTTTAAGAGTTATTTTGGAAAATCACCTTCAGATATTTTTGACACCTTTACTAAGGAGGCGGTCAATGCAGCATCAATTGGTCAGGTGCATAAAGCAAGTAAAGATGGGAAAGAGTTTGCTGTAAAAGTACAGTATCCGGGAGTCGCAGAAAGCGTTCAATCAGATTTGAAGATGGCCAAACCTTTTGCCAAACGATTAATGAATGTAAAAGGTAAAGACCTCGACAAATATATGAATGAGGTTGAAGAAAGACTTACTGAGGAGACCGATTATGAATTAGAACTAAAACGATCCGTGGAAATTTCAGAAGCCTGCAAGGACATAGGAGATGTTGTTTTCCCAAAATATTATCCTGAGTTTTCTGCGCGAAAAATTCTCACAATGGATTGGATTGATGGTGCACATATAAAAGAATGGCTCCTCACCAATCCTGATCAAATAATGAGAAACAAAGTGGGTCAGATTATGTGGGATTTTTATGACTATCAGGTGCATAAGCTGAAAATGGTTCATGCTGATCCTCATCCGGGGAATTTTATGATAACAAAAGAAGGAAAATTAGCCATTCTGGATTTTGGATGTGTAAAAGTTATTCCTGAAGAATTCTATATCAATTATTTCAAATTGCTTAGAGCTGATCGTCTGACAGGAAATGAAGAATTTGAAAAAATTCTTGAGGATATCGAATTAATTACGTCTAAAGATTCTCAAAAAATCAGAAATCTCTTTGTTGAAATTTATGCAGAATTAGGTGATTTGCTATCCAAACCTTACAGGTCTGAGAAATTTGATTTTGGTGACAATTCCTACTTTAAAGACATTTATGACTTGGGTGAGAAAACCGCGACAATGAAAGAATTGCGAGAAGCAGGCACTGCCAGGGGGTCTCAACATGCACTTTATGTAAACAGAACATATTTTGGTTTATATAATTTACTAAATCAAATAAAGGCTGAAATAGAGCCAAGAACTCATTGGGAGTTTTAA
- a CDS encoding TetR/AcrR family transcriptional regulator: protein MDKKKILKQYMEMLLTDKEALNSVLSFCKKIKLDEKEFYNHFNSLNDLDKAVWEHIFGEVESSLSKEENYVNGSAREKVLFFYYTLVEMLKSYRSYILFKRGDERLIKAAKDTADLKKFKEKFEEWMKAIVEEGIEKEEIADRPRLTDQYFRVFWIHFLFILEFWIKDDSRGFEKTDAAIEKSVNLAFELIGKGPLDSAIDFAKFIFQNQSK, encoded by the coding sequence ATGGATAAGAAAAAAATTTTAAAGCAATATATGGAGATGCTTCTTACGGATAAGGAAGCATTGAATTCAGTTCTTTCTTTTTGTAAAAAAATAAAGCTTGACGAAAAAGAATTTTACAATCATTTCAATTCGTTAAATGATCTTGACAAAGCAGTTTGGGAGCATATCTTTGGAGAAGTGGAATCTTCCCTTTCGAAAGAAGAGAACTATGTCAATGGATCTGCGAGGGAAAAAGTGCTGTTTTTCTACTATACCCTTGTTGAAATGCTCAAGTCTTATCGCAGTTATATTCTGTTCAAAAGGGGAGATGAACGACTAATAAAAGCAGCTAAAGATACAGCCGATCTTAAAAAATTTAAGGAAAAGTTTGAGGAATGGATGAAAGCTATTGTTGAGGAAGGTATTGAAAAGGAAGAAATTGCCGATCGCCCACGACTCACCGATCAGTATTTTCGGGTATTCTGGATTCACTTTTTATTTATCCTTGAATTTTGGATCAAAGACGATTCAAGAGGATTTGAAAAAACAGATGCTGCCATTGAGAAATCAGTTAATCTGGCTTTTGAACTTATAGGAAAAGGACCATTAGATTCAGCGATTGATTTCGCAAAATTCATCTTTCAAAATCAAAGTAAATAA
- a CDS encoding lipid A biosynthesis lauroyl acyltransferase, which yields MRLRKEIKYHLLVNLIKGFVSFVSFFPRKVGLFFFTFYGHLAFLLVKKQRQKTIANIRFALGDKLSEKEIHEMAKKVFIHQSKNLVDYMHAIKVKSREAFAKYVDIVGETHLKTAYDRGKGVICLVSHTGSWEFSAITPSILGYETTAVSKALRHPKMNDLIVGYRQSRGLKNLNRGDTYKQLVEALNSGDCLIIMIDQDTKVKSCFVDFLGHPAYTPVGAAMLALDTEAAVVPMSMHRKKNDKHQFTIRPELELVKTGNRIHDLKENTKLFSAEIEEFVKMDLSQWVWMHERWKTTPESIKELVKAGIVKDTSLVQDFI from the coding sequence TTGCGTCTAAGAAAAGAAATAAAATACCACTTACTCGTTAATCTAATCAAAGGCTTCGTCAGCTTTGTGTCTTTTTTTCCTCGAAAAGTAGGACTTTTCTTTTTTACCTTTTATGGCCACCTTGCTTTTTTACTTGTTAAAAAACAAAGACAAAAAACGATCGCCAATATCCGCTTTGCGTTGGGTGATAAGCTTTCGGAAAAAGAAATTCACGAGATGGCAAAGAAAGTTTTTATCCATCAATCAAAAAATCTTGTGGATTATATGCATGCCATTAAGGTTAAAAGCAGGGAGGCATTCGCAAAATACGTTGATATTGTCGGTGAAACGCATTTAAAAACAGCCTATGACCGCGGTAAAGGCGTGATTTGTCTTGTGAGTCATACGGGTTCATGGGAATTTTCAGCCATCACGCCATCTATTTTGGGCTATGAAACAACAGCGGTTAGCAAGGCATTAAGACATCCGAAAATGAATGATTTGATTGTAGGATACAGACAGAGCAGAGGTCTGAAAAATTTAAATCGAGGAGATACATACAAACAATTGGTAGAGGCTTTGAATTCCGGCGACTGTCTGATAATTATGATAGACCAGGATACCAAAGTCAAAAGTTGCTTTGTCGATTTCCTAGGACATCCCGCATACACCCCCGTTGGTGCTGCAATGTTGGCTTTGGACACAGAGGCTGCTGTCGTTCCCATGTCGATGCACAGAAAGAAAAACGACAAACACCAATTCACCATTAGACCGGAACTGGAATTAGTAAAAACCGGCAATCGCATTCATGACTTAAAGGAGAACACCAAACTTTTTAGTGCAGAAATTGAAGAGTTTGTTAAAATGGATCTTTCGCAATGGGTATGGATGCATGAGAGGTGGAAGACAACTCCCGAGAGCATAAAAGAATTAGTAAAGGCAGGTATAGTTAAAGACACAAGTTTAGTTCAGGATTTCATTTGA
- a CDS encoding DUF4287 domain-containing protein, whose protein sequence is MEKGLIEKTGHDLNYWIGVVNKSGIEKHGEIVKYLKSEHGFTHGYANTVALKAKKADAGSIDDASLLKNQYNGKENLKPIYDEIIKLISGFGKDITITPKKDSVSLIRNKQFALVKPATKTRIDLGLKIKGKEPLGRLEHSGPFGTMCTHRVKLEKKNEIDQEVISWLQEAYEKN, encoded by the coding sequence ATGGAAAAGGGACTTATCGAGAAAACCGGGCATGACTTAAATTATTGGATAGGAGTAGTAAATAAATCCGGCATTGAAAAGCATGGTGAGATTGTCAAATACCTAAAATCAGAACATGGATTTACCCATGGCTATGCCAATACAGTTGCCCTAAAAGCCAAAAAAGCAGATGCGGGAAGTATTGACGATGCCAGCCTTCTAAAAAATCAATACAATGGCAAGGAAAATTTAAAGCCCATTTACGATGAAATTATTAAGTTGATTTCCGGCTTTGGAAAAGATATTACCATAACTCCCAAAAAGGATTCTGTAAGCTTGATTAGAAATAAACAATTTGCGCTGGTTAAGCCGGCTACAAAAACAAGAATTGATTTAGGCTTAAAAATTAAAGGTAAAGAACCTTTGGGAAGATTGGAACACTCCGGTCCATTTGGCACCATGTGTACACATAGGGTAAAACTGGAGAAAAAAAATGAAATAGATCAAGAAGTCATTTCCTGGTTACAAGAAGCTTACGAAAAGAATTGA
- a CDS encoding ankyrin repeat domain-containing protein → MNISVNEAIKSKDQETLKKIIETNPDLINTKDERGFSPLVFATYFGNQEAAEYLIKKGAEINHKDVLGNTVLMGVSFKGLIELAELLISNGADIETKNNAGETALMFAAKYDQLEMVKLLIGKGANKSAIDSSGLTAAEIAKKEGHQEIVGILL, encoded by the coding sequence ATGAATATATCTGTGAATGAAGCAATTAAGTCAAAAGACCAGGAGACATTGAAAAAAATAATTGAAACAAATCCCGATTTAATAAACACAAAAGACGAAAGAGGATTTAGCCCATTGGTTTTTGCCACCTATTTTGGAAATCAGGAAGCTGCTGAATATTTGATTAAAAAGGGGGCTGAAATCAATCATAAAGATGTTTTGGGAAATACGGTTTTGATGGGCGTGAGTTTTAAAGGCCTAATTGAATTAGCTGAATTACTTATTTCAAATGGTGCTGATATTGAAACAAAAAATAATGCCGGAGAAACAGCTTTGATGTTTGCTGCAAAATACGACCAACTTGAAATGGTCAAATTATTAATCGGCAAAGGGGCTAATAAATCCGCAATAGATTCATCCGGCTTAACCGCCGCGGAAATAGCCAAAAAAGAAGGGCATCAGGAAATTGTGGGCATATTATTATGA
- a CDS encoding helix-turn-helix transcriptional regulator codes for MQRAAKEICVEIKLKLENISLDKYLSNLFNKIYHQISGSGILENTPLIDNAVEYKLIEKGLGRIKINNSIKKPISIDLNFPKEIILFVIPLSGQLSIASDIQNTQKNLDESNYGILAFPFQDWSITIDLKSNSSIGLIAVTIHKIHELFDLDIEDKISPREVAKNYRSKTFLSLRAKKPAFSIVSNELFEHNLKNSFSGIYEKAKVLEIMSMYLEQGNYSENESNACPVIHDNLEEEKIRRVEKILISNMSNPPSIPELAKMVGTNEMKLKSNFKKIFRNTIYGYLVNHRMDSARLILDKGNVQIKDVAYSVGYTNPSHFIAAFKKKFGVTPKKYLLKV; via the coding sequence TTGCAGAGAGCAGCGAAAGAGATTTGTGTTGAAATAAAATTGAAATTGGAGAACATCAGCCTAGACAAATACCTATCAAACCTTTTTAACAAAATTTATCATCAGATTTCCGGATCGGGGATTTTAGAAAATACTCCTTTGATTGATAATGCAGTGGAATATAAATTGATTGAAAAAGGACTTGGCAGGATAAAAATTAATAATTCAATAAAAAAACCGATCTCCATAGATCTCAATTTCCCCAAAGAAATTATTCTTTTTGTAATTCCTCTTTCAGGTCAATTAAGTATTGCATCTGATATTCAAAATACTCAAAAGAATCTCGATGAATCCAACTATGGAATTTTGGCATTTCCTTTTCAGGATTGGAGCATAACTATTGATCTAAAATCCAATTCTTCAATTGGTTTAATAGCCGTTACCATTCATAAAATTCACGAATTATTTGATCTAGACATTGAGGATAAGATTTCTCCACGAGAGGTAGCAAAGAATTATAGATCTAAAACATTTTTGAGTTTAAGGGCAAAAAAACCAGCCTTTTCAATAGTGAGTAATGAATTATTTGAGCACAACCTGAAAAATAGTTTTTCCGGAATTTATGAAAAGGCCAAAGTGCTGGAGATTATGAGCATGTATTTGGAGCAAGGCAATTATTCTGAAAACGAAAGCAATGCCTGCCCTGTAATTCACGATAATCTTGAAGAAGAGAAAATCAGAAGAGTTGAAAAAATTTTGATTTCCAATATGTCAAATCCGCCTTCAATTCCGGAGTTGGCAAAAATGGTGGGAACAAATGAAATGAAGCTGAAGAGCAATTTCAAAAAGATATTTAGAAATACCATTTATGGCTACCTTGTAAATCACAGGATGGATTCTGCAAGATTAATTCTAGACAAAGGCAATGTACAAATAAAAGATGTAGCATATAGCGTGGGATATACCAACCCTAGTCATTTTATTGCTGCCTTTAAGAAGAAATTTGGTGTAACGCCTAAGAAATACCTTCTTAAAGTTTAA
- the hemA gene encoding glutamyl-tRNA reductase produces the protein MQNDHSDSFHVYGIQHQNADISVREVFSLSEDQILNIYSASEISGNGMMILSTCNRTEIWAYTNDLNQLKKVLISKCSGNNSLLNKHSFCLQGNEAIKHVFKVAAGIDSQILGDLQIQSQIKRSTKLAQEKNVLNPELNRLIQLALRFSKKIKNETSISEGAASVAYAAVQYILENSSNIKEQRVLLFGTGKIGSLTCENLRKHIYEKNLVLTNRTKENAEKLASKIGAEVKDIKNLKEELDACDILIVASGASNYTVDRELFKSVSNKKRILIDLSVPRNIDPGIIEDFHVQIADVDFLSKMQEKAIQKRRASIPRAMEIIDEGITEFESWMKIRHLSPTFKAIKSKLHEIRLAELEFHKNKFNSEDQSKLDVLTGRLMDKIARQMINHLKENHHSDSDPVKTLTSVLEINKS, from the coding sequence ATGCAAAACGATCATTCTGACAGTTTCCATGTTTATGGCATTCAGCATCAAAATGCAGATATCTCGGTAAGAGAAGTCTTCAGTTTGTCCGAAGATCAAATTCTTAATATATACTCAGCTTCAGAAATTTCCGGAAATGGCATGATGATTTTGTCCACTTGCAACCGAACAGAAATTTGGGCCTATACGAATGATTTAAACCAATTAAAGAAAGTCTTAATTTCAAAGTGCTCCGGAAATAATTCGCTGCTAAACAAACACTCTTTTTGTTTGCAAGGCAATGAAGCTATAAAACATGTTTTCAAAGTGGCTGCTGGAATAGATTCCCAAATACTCGGTGATCTTCAAATACAATCTCAAATAAAAAGGTCAACTAAATTGGCACAGGAGAAGAATGTATTAAATCCGGAATTAAACCGCCTGATTCAATTAGCACTTAGATTTTCTAAAAAGATTAAAAATGAAACTTCAATAAGCGAAGGTGCCGCTTCTGTTGCCTATGCTGCCGTTCAATATATTCTTGAAAATAGTTCAAATATCAAAGAACAAAGAGTGCTGCTATTCGGTACTGGTAAAATTGGTAGTCTGACTTGTGAAAACCTTCGAAAACATATTTACGAGAAAAATCTCGTTCTTACCAACAGGACAAAGGAGAATGCCGAAAAACTAGCTAGCAAAATTGGAGCAGAGGTAAAAGATATTAAAAACCTAAAAGAAGAACTGGATGCCTGTGACATATTGATCGTTGCCAGCGGAGCTTCAAATTATACAGTTGACCGTGAGCTTTTTAAGTCTGTAAGCAATAAGAAAAGAATTTTAATTGATTTATCGGTTCCACGAAATATTGATCCTGGTATAATTGAGGATTTTCATGTACAAATTGCCGATGTCGACTTCCTCAGTAAAATGCAGGAAAAGGCAATTCAAAAAAGACGTGCATCTATACCGAGAGCGATGGAAATTATAGATGAGGGCATTACTGAATTTGAATCGTGGATGAAAATTCGCCATCTGTCCCCTACCTTCAAAGCCATCAAATCCAAACTTCATGAAATCAGATTAGCGGAACTGGAATTTCATAAAAACAAATTCAATTCTGAAGATCAGTCAAAATTAGATGTGCTCACAGGTAGATTGATGGATAAAATTGCCCGACAAATGATTAATCACCTTAAGGAAAATCATCATTCGGATAGCGACCCTGTAAAAACACTTACTTCAGTATTGGAGATTAATAAATCCTGA
- the hemC gene encoding hydroxymethylbilane synthase → MLILLKIGTRDSALAIWQAEKVKSLLDEIHIDSEFIFIKSKGDLNTEAPLHQLGTVGVFTKALDEALLKGEIDIAVHSCKDLPTKEPSGIHYAAYLKRASFEDVLVTSGNQTKIPPITTIATGSIRRKAQWLHRYPQHKIENLRGNVNTRLQKVKDNDWFGAVFAKAGLERLGYQKLPHISLNWMIPAPAQGVICIACRKKDIEIIGRLKTISDLHTEITSLVERQLLNVLEGGCSAPIGAHAKINDEKIELSAVLLNADGKKRIFKSKTVNISDWQNLGKDLANDILKDGGDAIIAELKNAR, encoded by the coding sequence ATCCTGATTTTGCTAAAAATAGGAACCCGTGATAGCGCTCTTGCAATTTGGCAAGCGGAGAAAGTGAAATCTCTTCTCGATGAAATCCATATTGATTCAGAATTTATTTTTATAAAAAGTAAAGGTGACCTAAATACGGAAGCTCCGCTTCATCAATTGGGAACCGTTGGTGTTTTTACCAAAGCGCTCGACGAAGCCTTGCTCAAAGGTGAAATTGACATTGCGGTGCATTCCTGTAAGGATCTTCCAACCAAGGAACCGAGCGGAATCCATTATGCGGCCTATTTGAAAAGAGCCTCATTTGAAGATGTATTGGTCACATCGGGAAATCAAACTAAGATCCCCCCAATTACAACTATAGCCACCGGTAGTATTCGAAGAAAAGCACAATGGTTGCATCGCTATCCTCAACACAAAATCGAAAATTTAAGAGGCAATGTGAACACACGATTGCAAAAAGTTAAAGATAATGACTGGTTTGGAGCCGTATTTGCAAAAGCTGGACTTGAACGTTTGGGATATCAAAAATTACCTCATATTTCACTCAACTGGATGATTCCCGCACCGGCTCAGGGTGTGATTTGTATTGCTTGCAGAAAAAAAGACATAGAGATTATCGGTAGGTTAAAAACAATTTCAGATCTGCACACCGAAATCACGAGTCTGGTTGAAAGACAACTTTTAAATGTTCTTGAAGGGGGATGCTCGGCGCCTATTGGTGCCCATGCAAAAATTAATGATGAAAAAATTGAATTAAGCGCCGTACTGTTAAATGCAGATGGTAAAAAAAGAATTTTTAAGTCTAAAACGGTTAATATATCCGATTGGCAAAATTTAGGAAAAGATTTAGCTAATGATATATTGAAAGACGGTGGGGATGCAATAATTGCTGAATTAAAAAATGCCAGATAA
- a CDS encoding uroporphyrinogen-III synthase translates to MPDKIKVLYTSEWRESIKNFPSKQFLEIDIRPFIRVNKNFDKENFKELIRIITPECLVISSQNALHGLYEISESDKEKMSILTLSEKIANQIEGNFKAIVYSKENNENGLSDMIELYFSNQRLLHLTGNLRQDSLKKLLKSKGITIKNYQVYKTEFIQPELNLMDYKAIVFLSYSGIDSFFSKYHLTNNIPVFTIGIKTTKYLQKHFDGPIITASKTDSKTLIKEIHEYFSND, encoded by the coding sequence ATGCCAGATAAAATTAAAGTACTATACACTTCGGAATGGAGGGAATCAATAAAGAATTTTCCTTCTAAGCAATTTCTTGAAATTGATATCAGGCCTTTCATCCGAGTTAATAAAAATTTTGATAAAGAAAATTTCAAGGAATTGATCAGAATTATTACACCGGAATGTCTGGTAATAAGCAGCCAAAACGCCTTGCATGGATTATATGAAATCTCCGAATCAGATAAAGAAAAAATGTCAATTCTGACATTGAGTGAAAAAATCGCCAATCAAATTGAAGGAAATTTCAAAGCCATAGTATATTCTAAAGAAAACAATGAAAATGGTCTATCAGATATGATAGAATTGTATTTTTCAAATCAAAGACTACTTCATCTCACGGGAAATTTGAGACAAGATTCACTGAAAAAACTGTTAAAATCCAAAGGAATCACAATTAAAAATTATCAGGTTTACAAGACCGAATTCATTCAACCTGAATTGAACCTTATGGATTATAAGGCGATCGTGTTCTTAAGTTATTCGGGCATAGACAGTTTTTTTTCAAAATACCATTTGACCAATAATATTCCTGTTTTTACTATAGGGATAAAAACCACCAAGTATCTTCAAAAGCATTTTGATGGCCCGATAATTACTGCCTCAAAAACTGATTCAAAAACATTAATCAAAGAAATTCATGAATACTTTTCCAATGATTGA
- the hemE gene encoding uroporphyrinogen decarboxylase: protein MIDSQIKNDLLLKALKGEVLERPPVWMMRQAGRYLPDFMKLKAKYSFFERVETPELATEITIMPVTQIGVDAAILFSDILVIPQALGMEVLMTPGKGPQLPGRIKKPEDVHNIMSVDIKERLHYVFEAIKLTKNELNNEVPLIGFAGAPWTIFCYMVQGEGSKNFDKAKAFCYRYPHESGLLLQKITDATKDYLKAKVEAGVDAVQIFDSWASVLSPEMYFKFSMPYFLQIINALNEITYVISYPKGLWYGLEEFAQSGTHALGIDWTVSPEFARSILKDRITIQGNFDPCNLYAPIPEIIKATKDMVNRFGKQGYIANLGHGILPDIPVDHAKAFVDTVKSMN, encoded by the coding sequence ATGATTGACAGTCAAATAAAAAATGACTTGCTTTTAAAGGCATTAAAAGGAGAAGTCCTTGAAAGACCTCCTGTTTGGATGATGCGCCAGGCAGGCAGGTATTTGCCAGATTTTATGAAGCTCAAAGCCAAATATAGTTTTTTTGAACGGGTAGAGACTCCGGAACTGGCGACCGAAATTACAATTATGCCCGTGACTCAAATTGGTGTTGATGCTGCAATCCTATTTTCAGACATTTTGGTTATCCCGCAGGCCTTGGGTATGGAGGTATTGATGACTCCGGGAAAAGGCCCACAATTACCCGGTCGGATTAAAAAGCCGGAAGATGTTCATAATATTATGTCTGTAGATATAAAAGAGCGATTACACTATGTTTTTGAAGCGATAAAACTCACCAAAAATGAACTCAATAATGAAGTTCCTTTGATTGGTTTTGCAGGTGCGCCTTGGACAATTTTTTGTTATATGGTCCAAGGAGAAGGTTCGAAAAATTTTGATAAGGCCAAAGCATTTTGTTACAGATATCCGCATGAGTCGGGCTTACTTCTACAGAAAATTACAGATGCTACCAAAGACTATCTTAAAGCTAAAGTAGAGGCAGGTGTTGATGCCGTACAAATATTTGATTCCTGGGCTTCTGTTCTTTCTCCTGAAATGTACTTCAAATTTTCCATGCCCTATTTTCTGCAGATTATAAATGCCTTAAATGAGATCACTTATGTTATTTCATATCCAAAAGGATTGTGGTATGGATTGGAGGAATTCGCTCAAAGCGGAACACATGCTTTAGGTATTGATTGGACTGTTTCACCGGAGTTTGCACGCTCCATACTAAAGGACCGCATAACTATTCAGGGAAATTTTGATCCTTGCAATTTATATGCACCGATTCCGGAAATTATTAAGGCAACAAAGGACATGGTTAACCGCTTTGGCAAGCAGGGTTATATTGCAAATCTTGGCCATGGAATTTTACCGGATATTCCTGTTGATCATGCCAAGGCTTTTGTCGACACTGTAAAATCAATGAACTAA